Proteins from one bacterium genomic window:
- a CDS encoding PEGA domain-containing protein: protein MARRCVLCGADNPDDAANCVECGAELGADAGADVEIEVYDVEPMTADKPSYFEETLAAARESVRHGRGDPPPDVSQDPLIQKELKAGYEIRERRFSHRLRRPRNLILIFAGAALAASVIYGVQWAVARLPKYSYAEPAYVAGTNVALEAAAELESDKVDVGAGRGEPAAVLAVGGDGGKIFVDGNYVADAPAAGLRIPLGRHHVIVKRGNAVTLDETIDFKRGERYALEPSSAAELGRTP from the coding sequence ATGGCTAGACGCTGCGTTCTATGCGGGGCCGACAATCCGGACGACGCGGCGAATTGCGTCGAATGCGGCGCGGAGCTGGGGGCCGACGCCGGAGCCGACGTCGAGATAGAAGTCTACGACGTGGAGCCGATGACGGCCGATAAGCCGAGCTACTTCGAGGAGACGTTGGCCGCGGCCCGCGAGAGCGTTCGGCACGGGAGGGGCGACCCGCCGCCGGATGTGTCGCAAGACCCTTTAATTCAAAAAGAGCTCAAAGCCGGTTATGAGATCCGCGAGCGGCGATTCAGCCATCGTCTCCGCCGACCGCGCAACCTCATTTTAATATTCGCCGGCGCGGCGCTCGCGGCGTCCGTGATATACGGCGTCCAATGGGCGGTGGCGCGTCTGCCGAAGTACTCCTACGCCGAGCCGGCCTATGTCGCCGGGACGAACGTGGCGTTGGAGGCGGCGGCCGAGCTCGAGTCCGATAAAGTCGACGTCGGTGCAGGACGGGGTGAACCGGCGGCGGTCTTGGCGGTCGGCGGCGACGGGGGAAAGATCTTCGTGGACGGCAACTACGTGGCGGACGCGCCGGCGGCGGGGCTCCGCATCCCGTTGGGGCGGCACCACGTGATAGTGAAGAGGGGGAACGCGGTCACGCTCGACGAGACGATCGATTTTAAGCGCGGCGAGCGTTACGCGCTCGAGCCGTCGAGTGCGGCCGAGCTGGGGCGCACGCCCTGA